A region of Dermochelys coriacea isolate rDerCor1 chromosome 1, rDerCor1.pri.v4, whole genome shotgun sequence DNA encodes the following proteins:
- the LOC119857862 gene encoding olfactory receptor 52R1-like gives MSCLNTSTHSHPIIFLLVGIPGLQEAQFWIALPFCIMYVIAVLGNVIVLCIIKTEPSLHEPMYLFLAMLAVTDLVLSTSTLPKMLSIFWLGYREIGFHACLIQMFFVHTFSSVESGVLMAMALDRYVAICCPLRYSSILSVPAIVTMGSLVLARGVLLVSPFSLLVRRLPFCQRCLISHSYCDHMAVVKLVCGDATVSVIYGLFVAFMVVGIDLFIISVSYAMILQAILRLPYMDTRLKAFCTCASHVCVILAFYIPGLFTFLTHRFGHNVPHHAHILVANLYLLVPPMLNPIVYGVQTKQIRERVLRIFQQKRI, from the coding sequence ATGTCATGTCTGAACACCAGCACCCACTCCCACCCTATCATATTCCTCCTGGTCGGCATCCCAGGACTGCAGGAGGCCCAGTTCTGGATCGCCTTACCTTTCTGCATCATGTATGTCATTGCTGTGCTGGGAAATGTCATTGTTCTCTGCATTATAAAGACTGAGCCAAGCCTGCATGAGCCCATGTATCTCTTCTTGGCCATGCTGGCCGTCACCGACCTGGTCCTGTCCACGTCCACCCTGcccaaaatgctgagcatcttctgGCTGGGCTACAGGGAGATTGGGTTCCATGCTTGCCTCATTCAGATGTTCTTCGTCCACACCTTCTCATCAGTGGAGTCGGGCGTACTCATGGCCATGGCCTTGGATCGCTATGTGGCCATCTGCTGCCCCCTCCGGTACTCCAGCATCCTGTCCGTACCAGCCATAGTGACAATGGGGAGCCTGGTGCTGGCACGCGGGGTCCTTCTGGTAAGCCCCTTCTCCCTCCTTGTTCGCAGGCTGCCCTTCTGCCAGCGCTGCCTCATCTCCCACTCATACTGTGATCACATGGCCGTGGTGAAGCTGGTGTGTGGGGACGCTACAGTCAGTGTCATTTATGGACTATTTGTGGCTTTTATGGTGGTGGGGATTGACTTGTTTATCATCTCTGTGTCCTATGCTATGATCCTCCAGGCTATACTCAGACTCCCGTACATGGACACCCGTCTTAAGGCCTTCTGCACCTGTGCATCTCACGTGTGTGTCATCCTTGCATTTTACATCCCTGGCCTCTTCACGTTCCTCACCCACCGCTTTGGCCACAATGTCCCCCACCATGCCCACATCCTGGTGGCCAATCTCTACCTGCTGGTGCCCCCCATGTTAAACCCTATTGTGTATGGGGTGCAAACTAAACAGATCCGGGAGAGGGTGCTCCGTATCTTCCAGCAGAAAAGAATCTGA
- the LOC119863787 gene encoding olfactory receptor 52E4-like: MQETPFCLRVGHLLPYAMSDSNTTDFTNPSTFILMGIPGLEAAHVWISIPFCVIYALAILGNFTILLIVKIEPSLHGPMYYFLCMLAVTDLALSTSTVPKMLSIFWFNSREIDFSACLTQMYFIHCFSAMESGILVAMALDRYVAICDPLRHSTILTNTAVAKVGLAVVLRSSILVLPNPFLARRCPYHRTNIIPHTYCDHISMVKLACADIHVNNYYGFSLIFLITGVDVFLIALSYTQILRAIFNLPTKDAWVKTFWTCSSHVFATLAFHIPGLFFILAHRFAQNVPLHFHVLMANMYLLVPPMLNPIIYGLNTKQIRNRLLWLFAHKEPKVFSWWSGSKTNLHAELSGDMVLSPLS, from the coding sequence ATGCAGGAGACACCGTTCTGCCTCAGAGTTGGACATCTTCTCCCCTACGCAATGTCAGATTCCAACACAACTGacttcaccaacccctccaccttcatcctgATGGGCATTCCTGGCCTGGAGGCAGCCCACGTctggatctccatccccttctgtgTGATCTATGCCTTAGCCATCTTGGGGAACTTCACCATCCTGTTGATCGTGAAGATAGAGCCGAGCCTCCATGGGcccatgtactatttcctctgcatgctggcCGTCACCGACCTGGCCCTGTCTACGTCCACCGTGcccaaaatgctgagcatcttctggttcaattccagggagatcgatttcagtgcctgcctcacccagatgtacTTCATTCACTGCTTCTCAGCGATGGAGTCTGGGATCTTAGTGGCCATGGCTTTGGATCGCTATGTGGCCATCTGTgatcccctgagacattccaccaTCCTGACAAACACTGCGGTGGCCAAGGTGGGCCTAGCTGTGGTACTACGCAGCAGCATACTCGTACTACCCAATCCCTTCCTGGCGAGGCGGTGCCCGTATCACAGAACCAACATCATCCCCCATACCTACTGTGATCATATATCCATGGTGAAGTTGGCCTGTGCTGACATCCATGTCAATAATTACTATGGCTTCTCTCTGATATTCCTCATCACTGGTGTGGATGTGTTTTTGATTGCCCTGTCCTACACACAGATTCTCAGGGCCATCTTCAACCTCCCCACGAAGGATGCCTGGGTGAAGACTTTTTGGACCTGCAGCTCCCACGTTTTTGCCACCTTAGCTTTTCACATCCCAGGTCTTTTCTTCATCCTCGCACATCGGTTTGCCCAGAATGTGCCCCTGCATTTCCATGTTCTCATGGCCAACATGTACCTCCTGGTGCCCCCCATGCTAAACCCCATCATCTATGGTTTGAACACCAAACAGATCAGGAACAGGCTGCTCTGGCTCTTTGCCCATAAAGAACCTAAAGTTTTCTCCTGGTGGTCTGGCTCTAAAACCAACCTCCATGCAGAGCTGTCTGGGGACATGGTGCTGAGCCCTCTTTCCTGA